A region of the Bremerella alba genome:
GCATGGCAACGTTTCTCGATTGGCAGATTGCCTCATGCCCTAAGTGTCATCAAGGGCTAGAGTTACGTGGTGATACCGTTGCCTGTACGAATGCTGACTGTGCTGCGGAATTCCCGACCACTGAAGGCGTGCCGATCCTGGTTCGTGAAGACAACAGCATCTTCGACACGCAATCCTTCCTGAAAAAGGAAGACACCTTCTTTCGTTCGATCCCTAAATGGCGCGAATGGATTAGTCACCGGATACCGGACGTCTCCCTGAATATCAATGCGGATAAGAATGCCCAGCAGCTTCTGAATCTACTGAAAAGCCGACCGGGGCGTACGCGTGTTCTGGTTGTTGGCGGTGGTGTTGTCGGAGCTGGCATGGGTAACGCGTTGAAGGATCTCGACATCGAATGGGTCGAAACGGACGTTTCCTGGGGACCCCAAACAAAAGTCATTTGTGATGCCCACGATTTGCCGTTTCGTGATGGCGTCTTCGATGCGGTCATCGTTCAGGCTGTCTTGGAGCATGTCGTCGATCCGACGCGTTGCGTAAATGAGATTCATCGCGTTTTAAAGGATGACGGCGTCGTTTACGCGGATACTCCTTTTATCCAGCAGGTACACGGCCGCCAGTACGACTTCACTCGCTTTACACGTCTAGGGCATCGGCGGTTATTTCGACACTTCGAGGAAATCGACAGCGGGATCAGTTGCGGCCCCGGCGTTGCACTCGCCTGGTCGCTGCGATACTTTCTGCTCAGTTTCTTCTCTTCGCAAAGAATGCGGGGAGCGGTCAGCTTTGCCTCGCGAATTTCCTTCTTCTGGTTGAAGTACTTCGACTACTACCTCGCCAAAAAGAAACAGGCAATGGACGCCGCCTCGGCCTTTTTCTTCTTAGGTCGAAAAAGCCCAACTATTTTGTCGGATCGAGAGCTGCTTTCCGACTACCAAGGCGGGTTTTAGCCTGGGCCGACGGTATCAAACACCTCGATCACCCACCACTCGATGTAGTAAGCGAGTGGGTTTTCGTGCCCAAGCATGAGGATTGGAAGATAAAACCACATTACGTGGTAGAAGCCATCCCAACCGGTCGCCTCACGCAGCCAGAATGCCAGGCCAATAACTGGTCCGCTGCTCAGTACATACACAGCCGGTACTGCGAGAACCAAAACGGTCCACTTCAGCCAAGAAGTAGCGTGCTGATACGATCCATTCATGGGCGGCGAAGCTGTTTTCTTCAAATTTACTCGTTCATCTGACTCAGCATTCGGGAAAGCAATTCCATTGGAAGTCCAACCACATTGGTAAGGCTTCCCTCATCGATTTTCACCCAGCCAGTTCGGTCCTGGATACCAAACGCTCCGGCTTTGCCCTCCCAAAGGCCAGAATCGAGGTAATCTTCAATCTCGTCATCAGAAAGCAGGGCCATCTTTACAGTCGTGCGATCGACATCGACCAATATTTGGTCCTTCGGCCGGCACCATAGACAAATGGCCGACCATACGAAGTGATCCTTCCCACGCAGCGCTCTTAAAATTTCGCGAGCATGATCACGATTTGTGGGTTTACCCAGCGGCTGGCCGTTGAGTTCCGCCAAGGTATCTCCGGCGAGAACAATTCCTTCGTCCAAGCGACACGCAACATCTTCGGCTTTTTCTCGTGCGATCCGTAGAACTGATTCGCGTGGCGCTTCGTCTAGACGAGGAGGGGTTTCCGCATCCGGGCTCGGAGGGATTACCATAACATCGTAACCCGCCTCCCTTAACAGGAGTTGCCGTCGAGGTGACTGACTGGCCAAAATAAGAGATACAGCGAATTTCGCCATCATTGATTTACCGAAAGTGCTAAGTTGGCTCCCTTGGAAGTTCTGTACGAAGATAACCACCTGATCGCCATCATGAAACCGCCAGGCCTTCCGACCATGGGGGTTAGCGAAGGGGAAACCAGCGCGGTCACCCAGGTAAAAGCGTATCTCAAACAAAAGTACGACAAGCCCGGCAACGTCTACCTGGGTGTCGTGAGTCGTCTCGATAGTATGGTTACCGGTGTTTTGCTCTTCGCCAGGACTTCCAAGGCAGCAAAACGTCTCAATGAACAATTTCGAGAGCGAACCACCACCAAGACTTA
Encoded here:
- a CDS encoding class I SAM-dependent methyltransferase → MATFLDWQIASCPKCHQGLELRGDTVACTNADCAAEFPTTEGVPILVREDNSIFDTQSFLKKEDTFFRSIPKWREWISHRIPDVSLNINADKNAQQLLNLLKSRPGRTRVLVVGGGVVGAGMGNALKDLDIEWVETDVSWGPQTKVICDAHDLPFRDGVFDAVIVQAVLEHVVDPTRCVNEIHRVLKDDGVVYADTPFIQQVHGRQYDFTRFTRLGHRRLFRHFEEIDSGISCGPGVALAWSLRYFLLSFFSSQRMRGAVSFASRISFFWLKYFDYYLAKKKQAMDAASAFFFLGRKSPTILSDRELLSDYQGGF
- a CDS encoding Maf family protein; its protein translation is MMAKFAVSLILASQSPRRQLLLREAGYDVMVIPPSPDAETPPRLDEAPRESVLRIAREKAEDVACRLDEGIVLAGDTLAELNGQPLGKPTNRDHAREILRALRGKDHFVWSAICLWCRPKDQILVDVDRTTVKMALLSDDEIEDYLDSGLWEGKAGAFGIQDRTGWVKIDEGSLTNVVGLPMELLSRMLSQMNE